In Canis lupus familiaris isolate Mischka breed German Shepherd chromosome 24, alternate assembly UU_Cfam_GSD_1.0, whole genome shotgun sequence, a single genomic region encodes these proteins:
- the MTG2 gene encoding mitochondrial ribosome-associated GTPase 2: protein MVPSRLLSVGPRPLLGSVWRWTQVGLLSASCADCAKHQEPPRKKLLSEKKLKKHFVDHRRVLVRGGRGGDGASCFHSEPRKEFGGPDGGDGGSGGHVVLRADQQVKSLSSVLSRYQGSHGEAGGRKNCSGRSGTLLYVPVPVGTLVKEGNKVVADLSCPGDEYVAALGGAGGKGNRFFLANDNRAPVTCTPGQPGQERVLFLELKMVAHAGMVGFPNAGKSSLLRAISNARPTVASYPFTTLKPHVGIVHCEDHQQIAVADIPGIIRGAHQNRGLGSTFLRHIERCRFLLFIVDLSEPEPWTQVEDLKFELEKYEAGLSKRPHVVVANKIDLPQARAALPQLRARLGPSTVIALSAATGENLEELLLCLQELHGRHVAAELRW, encoded by the exons ATGGTGCCTTCGAGGCTTCTTTCAGTAGGACCGCGGCCCTTGCTTGGGAGCGTGTGGCGCTGGACTCAGGTCGGGCTGCTCTCGGCCAGCTGTGCAGACTGCGCCAAGCACCAGGAGCCCCCTAGGAAGAAACTGCTCTCCGAGAAAAAACTG aaaaaacattttgtgGACCATCGCCGAGTGCTCGTCCGAGGGGGCCGTGGCGGCGACGGGGCGAGCTGCTTCCACAGTGAGCCCCGGAAGGAGTTCGGAGGCCCCGACGGTGGTGACGGAGGCAGCGGTGGCCACGTGGTCCTGAGAG CTGACCAGCAAGTCAAGTCGCTGTCCTCAGTGCTGTCGAGGTACCAGGGTTCCCACGGAGAGGCTGGCGGCAGGAAGAACTGCTCTGGACGGAGCGGCACTCTCCTCTACGTCCCG GTCCCTGTGGGCACATTAGTGAAGGAGGGAAACAAAGTCGTGGCCGACCTGTCATGCCCGGGCGATGAGTACGTCGCTGCTCTGGGCggggcaggaggaaaggggaaCCGCTTTTTCCTGGCCAATGACAACCGCGCACCTGTGACATGCACCCCCGGACAGCCCGGGCAGGAGCGTGTTCTCTTCCTGGAACTCAAGATGGTGGCCCACGCTGGGATG GTTGGGTTTCCCAATGCAGGGAAGTCCTCGCTTCTCCGGGCCATTTCGAATGCGAGACCCACCGTGGCTTCCTACCCGTTCACCACCTTAAAGCCCCACGTCGGGATTGTTCACTGTGAGGACCACCAACAAATAGCAG TGGCCGACATCCCGGGCATCATCCGGGGCGCGCACCAGAACAGGGGCCTGGGAAGCACCTTCCTCAGGCACATCGAGCGCTGCCGCTTCCTCTTGTTCATCGTGGATCTTTCGGAGCCAGAGCCGTGGACCCAGGTGGAGGACCTGAAGTTCGAGCTGGAGAAGTATGAAGCGGGCCTGTCCAAGCGACCCCATGTGGTCGTGGCGAATAAGATCGACCTCCCTCAGGCCAGAGCTGCTCTGCCCCAGCTGCGGGCCCGCCTGGGACCAAGCACCGTCATTGCCCTGTCGGCGGCCACCGGGGAGAACCTGGAGGAGCTGCTGCTGTGCCTGCAGGAGCTCCATGGCCGGCACGTGGCCGCCGAGCTCAGGTGGTAG